A genomic stretch from Flavobacterium humidisoli includes:
- a CDS encoding prolyl oligopeptidase family serine peptidase has protein sequence MKKTFLLMAITTAGISFGQGKIQYPQTKKGETVDVYFDTKVSDPYRWLEDDKSDETGAWVKAENEVTYAYLDKIPFREELKKRMEKLWNYEKIGAPSKEGKFTYYSKNNGLQNQSVVYRKDQNGKEEVFLDPNTFSKDGTTSLGGLDFSEDGSKAAYAISEGGSDWRKVIIIDALSKKAIEDTLVDIKFSGVSWHGNEGFYYSSYDKPKGSELSAKTDQHKLYFHKLGTSQKEDKVIFGADQKRRYVGGYVTQDNHYLVITAANSTYGNELYIKDLTKPNSPIVTIVDNFNSDNSVIENEGSKLFIETDFNAPNKRVVTVDAANPKPENWKDFIKETKDILSPSTGAGYFFANYTKDAVSFVQQYDYNGKLVREIKLPAVGTAGGFSGKKEDKILYYSFTNYTTPGSIYSFEPKSGKSEVYQKPKVDFKSEDYESKQVFYTSKDGTKVPMIITYKKGTKLDGKNPTILYGYGGFNISLTPSFSIANAVWMENGGVYAVANLRGGGEYGKKWHDAGTKMQKQNVFDDFIAAAEYLIAQKYTSSDYLAIRGGSNGGLLVGATMTQRPDLMKVALPAVGVMDMLRYNAFTAGAGWAFDYGTAQDNKEMFEYLKGYSPVHNVKKGTHYPATMVTTGDHDDRVVPAHSFKFASELQEKQTGENPVLIRIDVKAGHGAGKSVAASIQENVDIQAFTLYNMGFKALPKK, from the coding sequence ATGAAAAAAACATTTTTGTTAATGGCAATTACAACCGCAGGAATATCATTTGGACAAGGCAAAATACAATATCCGCAAACTAAAAAAGGGGAAACTGTCGATGTTTATTTTGACACCAAAGTAAGCGATCCGTACCGATGGCTTGAAGACGACAAATCTGATGAAACTGGTGCTTGGGTAAAAGCTGAAAATGAAGTTACTTACGCTTATTTAGATAAAATTCCGTTTCGTGAAGAACTTAAAAAACGAATGGAAAAACTTTGGAACTACGAAAAGATTGGAGCTCCATCTAAAGAAGGAAAATTTACGTACTACTCTAAAAACAACGGACTTCAGAATCAATCTGTTGTATACAGAAAAGATCAAAATGGTAAAGAAGAAGTTTTCTTAGATCCGAATACTTTTTCTAAAGACGGAACAACGTCTTTGGGCGGACTTGATTTTTCTGAAGACGGAAGCAAAGCAGCTTATGCAATCTCTGAAGGCGGAAGCGACTGGCGAAAAGTTATTATTATTGATGCACTTTCTAAAAAAGCTATAGAAGATACTTTAGTGGATATAAAATTCAGCGGGGTTTCTTGGCACGGAAATGAAGGTTTCTACTACTCTAGTTATGATAAGCCAAAAGGAAGCGAATTATCTGCTAAAACAGATCAGCACAAATTATATTTCCATAAACTGGGAACTTCTCAAAAAGAGGATAAAGTAATTTTTGGAGCAGATCAAAAAAGAAGATATGTTGGCGGATATGTTACTCAAGACAATCATTATTTGGTTATTACAGCCGCCAATTCGACTTACGGCAATGAATTGTACATTAAAGATTTGACAAAACCGAACAGTCCGATTGTTACAATCGTAGACAACTTTAACAGCGATAACAGTGTTATCGAAAATGAAGGAAGCAAATTATTTATCGAAACCGATTTTAATGCGCCAAACAAACGTGTTGTAACAGTTGATGCAGCAAATCCGAAACCTGAAAACTGGAAAGATTTTATTAAAGAAACCAAAGATATTTTATCTCCTTCAACTGGTGCAGGTTATTTCTTTGCTAATTACACAAAAGATGCTGTTTCATTTGTACAGCAATATGATTATAACGGAAAACTAGTCCGCGAAATCAAACTTCCGGCTGTTGGAACTGCGGGCGGATTTAGCGGTAAAAAAGAAGATAAGATTTTATACTACAGCTTTACCAACTATACAACTCCAGGAAGCATTTACTCTTTCGAACCAAAATCTGGTAAATCAGAAGTATATCAAAAACCAAAAGTTGATTTTAAAAGTGAAGATTACGAGTCTAAACAAGTATTTTACACTTCAAAAGACGGTACAAAAGTTCCAATGATTATCACTTATAAAAAAGGAACAAAATTAGACGGTAAAAATCCAACTATTCTTTATGGTTATGGCGGATTCAATATTAGTTTAACTCCAAGTTTCAGCATTGCCAATGCCGTTTGGATGGAAAACGGAGGCGTTTATGCAGTGGCTAACCTAAGAGGTGGTGGCGAGTACGGTAAAAAATGGCATGATGCAGGAACGAAAATGCAAAAACAAAATGTATTTGACGATTTTATTGCTGCAGCAGAATATTTAATTGCTCAAAAATATACTTCATCAGATTATTTAGCTATTCGCGGAGGATCGAACGGAGGTTTATTGGTTGGCGCAACTATGACGCAACGCCCAGATTTAATGAAAGTGGCTTTACCAGCGGTTGGAGTTATGGATATGCTTCGTTACAATGCTTTTACAGCTGGTGCAGGATGGGCTTTTGACTACGGAACTGCTCAAGACAATAAAGAAATGTTTGAATACTTAAAAGGATATTCTCCAGTTCATAACGTTAAAAAAGGAACTCATTATCCGGCAACAATGGTCACTACCGGAGATCATGATGATCGTGTTGTTCCTGCACATAGTTTCAAATTTGCTTCTGAGTTACAGGAAAAACAAACAGGAGAAAATCCGGTTTTAATTAGAATTGATGTTAAAGCAGGACACGGAGCAGGAAAATCTGTTGCGGCTTCTATTCAAGAAAATGTAGACATTCAAGCTTTCACACTTTACAATATGGGTTTTAAAGCTTTACCGAAAAAGTAA
- a CDS encoding TonB-dependent receptor produces MKKFIIALFLGFSSMLAAQNSVSGTVTDNQNNPLPGVSVYASELHKGTTTDANGKYELNNLPNGTLRIAFTYVGYANQNKTIAKLLKQNTLDIVLEESILEMDEVVVSTPFNKLQSQNVMKIEHESIKTLQQKGTSTLIEGLATIPGVSQISTGTSIGKPVIRGLSGNRVLVYSQGVRIENQQFGDEHGLGLNDAGIESVEVIKGPASLLYGSDALGGVLYFNPEKFADAGDFKANFSQKYFTNTQGSNSSIGLKTSTDNWKFLARGSYNTHSDYKIADGDRVTNSRYNETDFKTGIGYSNSTFSSVVRYNFNKLDIGIPEDGIAEQSSSKDTQFPRQGIYNHLLSLNNVIFFENSKLDVDLGYIANDRSEFEDSNEASLHMKLNTFNYNAKYHFPKFGKIETIFGVQGMHQTNKNSGEEYLIPDATTNDFGVFGTANYEWDNSVIQAGLRFDNRNITSIAHGIEGEEGYFQALDRSFDSFNASLGYKTKLAEPLTFRLNVATGFRAPNLAELTSNGVHEGTNRYEIGNANLKTEQNVQTDLNLEYKNTHFEFFVNGFYNHVNNYIYTSPTGEVLEDNDVFAYVQDNAQLYGGEVGLHFHPHPLDWLHFETSFETVTGKKDNKDYLPLIPANNWNNTLRTEFNIKNWLSEGFASLNVSSTFSQDNVSGFETASKGYTLVNLGFGGTVKLGKTAFDINLNGNNLFDKKYIAHLSRLKTDGIPNIGRNIVLGVNFNL; encoded by the coding sequence ATGAAAAAATTTATAATTGCCCTTTTTTTAGGGTTTTCGAGCATGCTTGCTGCTCAAAATTCGGTTTCAGGAACCGTAACTGACAATCAAAATAACCCATTACCTGGCGTTTCTGTGTATGCTTCAGAATTACATAAAGGAACTACAACGGACGCAAACGGAAAATACGAATTGAATAATCTTCCAAATGGAACCCTACGTATTGCCTTTACTTATGTTGGATATGCCAATCAAAACAAGACGATTGCTAAATTATTGAAACAAAACACACTAGACATTGTTCTTGAAGAATCTATTTTAGAAATGGACGAGGTAGTGGTTTCAACGCCTTTTAATAAACTGCAATCGCAAAACGTAATGAAGATTGAGCACGAAAGCATTAAAACATTACAGCAAAAAGGAACTTCTACTTTAATTGAAGGCTTGGCAACAATTCCTGGAGTTTCTCAGATTTCAACCGGAACCTCTATCGGAAAACCAGTTATTCGCGGACTTAGCGGTAATCGTGTTTTGGTTTATTCTCAAGGTGTACGAATCGAAAATCAGCAGTTTGGAGATGAGCACGGTTTAGGTTTAAACGATGCGGGAATAGAAAGTGTTGAAGTTATTAAAGGTCCAGCTTCTTTGTTATACGGTTCTGATGCTTTGGGCGGTGTTTTATATTTCAATCCTGAAAAATTTGCTGATGCGGGCGATTTTAAAGCTAATTTCAGTCAAAAATATTTTACAAATACACAAGGAAGCAATTCCTCTATCGGATTAAAAACTTCTACAGATAATTGGAAATTTTTAGCGAGAGGAAGCTACAACACACATTCTGATTACAAAATTGCTGACGGCGATCGTGTAACCAATTCACGCTATAATGAAACTGATTTTAAAACTGGAATCGGGTACAGCAACTCAACTTTTTCTAGTGTTGTAAGATATAATTTTAACAAACTGGACATTGGAATTCCAGAAGATGGAATTGCAGAACAATCTTCGAGCAAAGACACTCAATTTCCGAGACAAGGAATTTACAATCATTTATTGAGTTTGAATAATGTGATTTTCTTTGAAAATTCAAAACTAGATGTTGATTTAGGATATATTGCTAATGATAGAAGCGAATTTGAAGATAGCAACGAAGCTTCTTTACACATGAAATTGAATACTTTCAATTATAATGCGAAATATCATTTTCCTAAATTCGGAAAAATTGAAACTATTTTTGGTGTTCAAGGAATGCACCAGACCAACAAAAATTCTGGAGAAGAATACTTAATTCCGGATGCAACAACGAATGATTTTGGTGTTTTTGGAACTGCAAATTACGAATGGGACAATAGTGTTATTCAAGCCGGATTGCGTTTTGATAACAGAAACATCACTTCTATCGCGCACGGAATTGAAGGCGAAGAAGGTTATTTTCAAGCTTTAGATCGTTCTTTTGATAGTTTTAATGCTTCTTTAGGTTACAAAACAAAATTGGCTGAGCCTTTAACTTTTCGTTTAAATGTGGCAACAGGATTTAGAGCGCCAAACTTAGCTGAATTAACTTCAAACGGTGTTCACGAAGGAACAAACCGTTACGAAATTGGAAATGCAAATCTGAAAACAGAACAAAACGTTCAGACAGATTTGAATTTAGAATATAAAAACACGCATTTTGAGTTTTTCGTAAACGGATTCTATAATCACGTAAACAATTACATTTATACTTCGCCAACAGGAGAAGTTTTAGAAGACAATGATGTTTTTGCTTATGTTCAAGATAATGCACAGTTGTACGGTGGAGAAGTTGGTCTTCATTTTCACCCACATCCGTTAGATTGGTTACATTTTGAAACGAGCTTTGAAACAGTTACTGGTAAAAAAGACAATAAAGATTATCTGCCTTTAATTCCTGCAAACAATTGGAACAACACGCTTAGAACTGAATTTAATATCAAAAATTGGCTAAGCGAAGGTTTTGCTTCTTTGAACGTTTCGTCTACTTTCAGCCAAGATAATGTAAGCGGATTTGAAACTGCTTCTAAAGGCTACACTCTGGTGAATTTAGGTTTTGGAGGAACTGTAAAACTAGGAAAAACAGCATTTGACATTAACCTCAACGGAAACAATTTATTTGATAAAAAATATATTGCACACCTTTCTAGATTAAAAACAGACGGTATTCCGAATATTGGAAGAAATATCGTTTTGGGAGTAAATTTTAATCTTTAA
- a CDS encoding porin family protein yields the protein MRIIFSCLFLLTFFNSFAQEDVKPEIKPAVKIDSLYREDQFYFSVTYNMFTDIPIDFKQNKFSLGLSGGFLRDMPVNKSRTIAIATGLGLSYQNYYQNLTISEDASGAIIYGVNSYGEFVSNRYRQYSVDLPIEFRWRNSTFESTKFWRIYGGVKLSYVFSSSSILDDGEKTYRIKNNDNINKFQYGPYLSAGYNTWNVYIYYGLSPLFNSATTVSGEKINMKTLNAGLIFYIL from the coding sequence ATGCGAATTATTTTTAGCTGCCTATTTTTACTCACTTTTTTTAACTCTTTTGCACAAGAAGACGTTAAGCCTGAGATAAAACCAGCTGTAAAAATAGATTCTTTGTATCGAGAAGATCAATTTTATTTTTCGGTTACCTATAATATGTTTACCGATATCCCAATCGATTTCAAACAGAATAAATTTTCTCTTGGACTTTCGGGAGGTTTCTTGCGCGACATGCCTGTTAATAAATCGAGAACGATTGCTATTGCTACAGGTTTGGGTTTGAGTTACCAGAATTATTATCAAAATTTAACGATTTCTGAGGATGCTTCAGGCGCAATTATATATGGAGTAAACAGTTATGGAGAATTTGTTTCCAATCGGTACAGACAATATTCTGTAGATCTTCCGATAGAATTTAGATGGCGTAATTCGACTTTCGAAAGCACTAAATTCTGGCGTATTTATGGTGGTGTAAAATTGAGTTATGTGTTTTCAAGTTCCTCTATTCTTGATGATGGAGAAAAAACATATAGAATTAAGAATAACGACAATATCAATAAATTTCAATACGGCCCATATCTTTCGGCTGGATACAACACTTGGAATGTCTATATATATTATGGTTTAAGTCCTTTGTTTAATTCGGCAACCACTGTGTCTGGCGAAAAAATCAATATGAAAACCTTAAATGCAGGTTTGATCTTTTACATTTTATAA
- a CDS encoding bifunctional UDP-N-acetylmuramoyl-tripeptide:D-alanyl-D-alanine ligase/alanine racemase has protein sequence MSLNLKSLVSVLNAKWIGSNADVLIDHISIDSRSLQNGSQTLFFALAGVNNDAHLFIPDLIENGVQNFVVQYIPEGFAERANFLVVENTLFALQEFAAYYRNLFHFPVIGVTGSNGKTIVKEWLNFLLSPDYNIIRSPKSYNSQVGVPLSVIAINEKHNLGIFEAGISTVNEMAKLEKIIKPNIGVLTNIGSAHDEGFLNLVQKIDEKLLLFKDCPIIIYQKNEVVDSCLSQFAAEYMHHPRKLFSWSFQDKTADVFIEKREHKSDHTFIQYQYKNQVFNLEIPFNDSASVENAISCLLVLLNFNYDQETIQNRIEKLYPVRMRLEVKNGINNCSIIDDSYSSDFQSLKIALDFLESQKKKGASKTVILSDIFQSGFTNEELYSKVAQLISDNKINRVIGIGPTISSFEAKFPNSTMFENTADFIAEIDNLNFNNETILIKGARSFQFEEIVSLLEEKTHETVLEINLDAITHNFNYYKSKLAPNVKMMVMVKAFGYGNGGLEIAKLLEHHKVDYLGVAFADEGIALKNGGIKLPIMVLNPESTSFPSIIQYQLEPEIYSLKGLNAFLKIAREKNLKDYPIHIKMDTGMHRLGFENNTIDELIATLKGNSTVRVQTILSHLATSDEPKHFDFVRKQIALFEKLSSKLMAELNINPIRHILNTSGISNFSDAQYSMVRLGIGLYGVSNDPLEQKYLENVGTLKSIISQVRTIPAGDSVGYGRRFMAEKETKIATIPIGYADGIARLWGNEVGFVTIKNQKAKIVGSVCMDMLMVNVTDIDCKEGDSVIIFGESPTVIEMAVALKTIPYEIMTSISQRVKRVFFR, from the coding sequence ATGAGCCTAAATTTAAAAAGCCTAGTTTCAGTACTAAATGCCAAATGGATTGGCTCCAATGCTGATGTTTTAATCGATCATATCTCAATTGACAGCCGTTCGCTTCAAAACGGATCACAGACTTTATTTTTTGCTCTGGCCGGTGTGAATAACGACGCTCATTTATTTATTCCAGATTTAATTGAAAACGGAGTTCAGAATTTTGTAGTTCAGTATATTCCAGAAGGTTTTGCAGAAAGAGCTAATTTTTTGGTTGTCGAAAATACGCTTTTTGCACTTCAAGAATTTGCTGCTTATTATAGAAATTTATTCCATTTTCCAGTTATTGGAGTAACAGGAAGTAATGGTAAAACGATTGTAAAAGAATGGCTTAATTTCTTATTGAGTCCTGATTATAATATTATTAGAAGTCCAAAGAGTTATAATTCTCAAGTCGGGGTTCCGCTTTCGGTTATTGCAATTAATGAAAAGCATAACTTAGGCATTTTCGAGGCTGGAATTTCAACAGTTAACGAAATGGCTAAATTGGAGAAAATCATCAAACCCAATATAGGAGTTTTAACTAATATTGGTTCTGCACACGATGAAGGGTTTTTGAATTTAGTACAGAAAATTGATGAAAAACTGCTTTTGTTTAAAGATTGTCCCATCATTATTTATCAAAAAAATGAAGTGGTAGATTCTTGTTTGTCTCAATTTGCCGCTGAATATATGCATCATCCGAGAAAATTGTTTTCTTGGAGTTTTCAAGACAAAACTGCTGATGTTTTTATTGAAAAAAGAGAACATAAGAGCGATCATACTTTCATTCAGTATCAATACAAAAATCAGGTTTTCAATTTAGAAATTCCTTTTAATGATTCTGCTTCTGTCGAAAATGCGATTTCTTGTTTGTTAGTTTTATTAAACTTTAATTACGATCAAGAAACCATTCAGAATCGAATCGAGAAGCTTTATCCTGTTCGAATGCGTTTGGAAGTGAAGAACGGAATTAACAATTGCAGTATTATTGACGATAGTTATAGTTCCGATTTTCAATCGCTTAAAATTGCTTTAGACTTTTTAGAAAGCCAGAAGAAAAAAGGCGCTTCAAAAACAGTCATTTTATCGGATATTTTCCAAAGCGGTTTCACCAATGAAGAATTGTATTCTAAAGTTGCCCAGTTAATTTCAGATAATAAAATAAATCGCGTAATTGGTATCGGACCCACAATTTCTTCTTTTGAAGCGAAGTTTCCAAACAGTACAATGTTTGAAAACACAGCCGATTTTATTGCCGAAATCGACAACTTGAATTTCAATAACGAAACCATTCTAATAAAAGGAGCAAGATCTTTTCAATTTGAAGAAATTGTCTCGCTTCTAGAAGAAAAGACACATGAAACCGTTCTTGAAATTAATCTAGATGCGATCACCCATAACTTCAATTATTATAAGTCAAAACTAGCGCCAAATGTCAAAATGATGGTGATGGTGAAAGCATTTGGATATGGAAACGGTGGATTAGAAATTGCAAAATTACTAGAACATCATAAAGTAGATTATTTGGGTGTGGCTTTCGCCGATGAAGGAATCGCGTTGAAGAATGGAGGAATAAAACTTCCAATTATGGTTTTAAATCCCGAATCGACGAGCTTTCCATCGATCATTCAATATCAGTTAGAGCCCGAAATTTATAGTCTGAAAGGACTAAATGCCTTTTTGAAAATTGCTCGTGAAAAGAACTTAAAAGATTATCCAATTCATATCAAAATGGATACAGGAATGCATCGTTTAGGTTTTGAAAACAATACTATTGATGAATTAATTGCAACTTTAAAAGGAAATTCAACGGTTCGCGTGCAAACGATTTTGTCACATTTGGCAACTAGCGATGAACCAAAACATTTTGATTTTGTGAGAAAACAGATTGCATTGTTTGAAAAATTGTCTTCCAAATTAATGGCAGAATTAAATATTAACCCAATTCGACATATTTTAAATACTTCTGGAATAAGCAATTTTTCAGATGCACAATACAGTATGGTGCGTTTAGGAATTGGTTTGTATGGAGTTTCCAACGATCCATTAGAACAAAAATATTTGGAAAATGTTGGAACCTTAAAATCGATTATTTCGCAGGTTCGAACTATTCCCGCTGGAGACAGCGTGGGTTACGGACGCCGTTTTATGGCCGAAAAAGAAACTAAAATTGCTACAATCCCAATTGGTTATGCTGATGGAATTGCGAGATTATGGGGAAATGAAGTTGGTTTTGTCACCATCAAAAATCAAAAAGCCAAAATCGTTGGAAGTGTTTGTATGGATATGCTGATGGTCAATGTAACCGATATAGATTGTAAAGAAGGCGATTCGGTAATTATTTTTGGCGAAAGCCCGACTGTGATAGAGATGGCTGTAGCCTTAAAAACAATTCCGTATGAGATAATGACGAGTATTTCGCAACGTGTTAAGAGGGTATTTTTCAGATAA
- the mscL gene encoding large conductance mechanosensitive channel protein MscL: MGFFSEFKAFAMKGNVVDLAVAVIIGAAFGKIVSSFIEDVITPLVLKPALDAAHLSKIEELTAFGGVKYGLFLSAVINFIIVAFVLFLVIKGMNSLKKKEEPAPNQPAAPTQEELLTQIRDLLKNKQ, encoded by the coding sequence ATGGGATTTTTTTCAGAATTTAAGGCATTTGCAATGAAAGGTAATGTAGTTGACCTTGCTGTTGCTGTAATTATTGGAGCTGCTTTTGGTAAAATTGTAAGTTCATTTATTGAAGATGTAATTACACCGTTAGTATTAAAACCGGCATTAGATGCAGCTCATTTGTCAAAAATAGAAGAGCTAACGGCATTTGGAGGTGTAAAATACGGTCTGTTTCTTTCGGCGGTAATTAATTTTATCATTGTGGCATTTGTTTTATTTCTTGTAATTAAAGGAATGAACAGTCTTAAAAAGAAAGAAGAACCAGCACCAAATCAACCTGCAGCACCAACTCAGGAAGAATTGCTTACTCAAATAAGAGATTTATTGAAAAATAAACAATAA
- a CDS encoding aspartate-semialdehyde dehydrogenase, whose amino-acid sequence MRIAVVGATGMVGEVMLKVLAERNFPVTELIPVASERSVGKEIEYKGTKYKVVGLQTAVDMKADIAVFSAGGDTSLEWAPKFAAAGTTVIDNSSAWRMDPTKKLVVPEINASVLTKEDKIIANPNCSTIQMVLALAPLHKKYNIKRIIVSTYQSITGTGVKAVKQLENEYAGIQGDMAYKYPIHRNAIPHCDSFEENGYTKEEMKLVRETQKILGDNTIRVTATAVRVPVVGGHSEAVNVEFTNDFDVNEVREILHHTDGVVVQDNLDTFTYPMPLYAEGKNDVFVGRIRRDESQPNTLNMWIVADNLRKGAATNTIQIAEYLIKAGLV is encoded by the coding sequence ATGAGAATTGCAGTTGTAGGCGCTACTGGAATGGTAGGCGAAGTAATGCTTAAAGTATTAGCAGAAAGAAATTTTCCTGTTACAGAATTAATTCCTGTTGCTTCTGAAAGATCGGTAGGAAAAGAAATCGAATATAAAGGAACCAAATATAAAGTAGTAGGCTTACAAACAGCTGTTGATATGAAAGCAGATATCGCTGTTTTCTCTGCAGGAGGAGATACATCTTTAGAATGGGCTCCAAAATTTGCTGCAGCAGGAACAACTGTTATCGATAACTCATCTGCTTGGAGAATGGATCCTACCAAAAAATTGGTAGTTCCAGAAATCAATGCTTCTGTATTGACAAAAGAAGATAAAATTATTGCAAATCCAAACTGCTCTACTATTCAAATGGTATTGGCTTTGGCTCCATTGCACAAAAAATACAACATTAAAAGAATCATTGTTTCTACTTACCAATCGATTACTGGAACTGGTGTAAAAGCGGTAAAACAATTAGAAAATGAGTACGCAGGAATTCAAGGTGATATGGCTTACAAATATCCTATCCATAGAAATGCAATTCCTCATTGCGATAGTTTTGAAGAAAATGGATACACTAAAGAAGAAATGAAATTAGTTCGCGAAACTCAAAAAATTCTTGGTGATAACACAATTAGAGTTACAGCTACTGCAGTTCGTGTGCCAGTTGTAGGCGGACATAGCGAAGCGGTAAACGTTGAGTTTACAAATGATTTTGATGTAAACGAAGTTCGCGAAATTCTACACCATACTGATGGAGTAGTGGTGCAAGATAATTTAGATACCTTTACTTATCCAATGCCATTATACGCAGAAGGTAAAAATGATGTTTTTGTTGGAAGAATCCGTCGTGACGAAAGCCAGCCAAATACATTAAACATGTGGATTGTTGCAGATAACTTAAGAAAAGGCGCTGCAACAAACACAATCCAAATCGCTGAATATTTAATTAAAGCCGGTTTGGTGTAA
- a CDS encoding DUF6058 family natural product biosynthesis protein, with product MDKNLKYIVENYIEFEEVIREAKISSDKLNELIKNKLVPEASYSIKSDITISSSLNDNHKVIIERKYFHPSILQYIKENAKISNPEKFKTIFKENLLANLKNHAHQKFAYGNVFDENGVINGEKVDQALEEEWNYFCKGVYGICTLNNNENDIIEKEIAIKRILDFIADKSSFTAEERENRLKELNDEFNKATSNFAPYQRELSSRGKYLDKLLRESNLDDLVKK from the coding sequence ATGGATAAAAACCTAAAATACATAGTAGAAAATTATATTGAGTTTGAGGAAGTGATTAGAGAAGCAAAAATTTCTTCAGATAAACTAAATGAGTTAATTAAAAATAAACTTGTTCCGGAGGCTTCTTATAGTATAAAATCAGATATTACAATTAGTTCTTCATTAAATGATAACCATAAGGTTATTATTGAAAGAAAATATTTCCATCCAAGTATTTTACAATACATAAAAGAGAATGCTAAGATTTCAAATCCAGAAAAATTCAAAACAATATTCAAAGAAAACTTGCTGGCGAACCTTAAAAATCACGCTCATCAGAAATTTGCATACGGAAATGTTTTTGATGAAAATGGAGTGATAAACGGTGAAAAAGTAGATCAGGCTTTAGAAGAAGAATGGAATTATTTCTGTAAAGGTGTTTACGGAATCTGCACTTTGAATAATAATGAAAATGATATTATTGAAAAGGAAATTGCTATCAAACGAATCTTGGATTTTATTGCAGACAAATCTTCTTTTACAGCAGAAGAGCGGGAAAATCGTTTAAAGGAATTAAATGATGAGTTTAATAAAGCCACAAGTAATTTTGCGCCTTATCAAAGAGAATTAAGCAGTAGAGGGAAATATTTGGATAAGCTTTTAAGAGAGTCTAATCTGGATGATCTTGTAAAAAAGTGA
- a CDS encoding SMI1/KNR4 family protein, with protein MEDLINKLDNQLSVLRPDYYKTLNEPLNNSEIELLEEKYKIQIPSNLKKLYKWKNGQNQNCYEAFVNNAMFMSLEDVLEAAEEFTSMIGSDFEIENWWNENWLPIFHNGGGSYICYDLGGIFTGKKGQLIEYWNKDNDRNVIAGNLEDFINQIIIYYSNKKSNDFDEYFKIKNIDNYPIRFIVE; from the coding sequence ATGGAAGATTTAATAAATAAATTAGATAATCAGCTTTCTGTTTTAAGACCAGATTATTATAAAACTCTTAATGAACCACTGAATAATTCAGAGATTGAATTATTAGAAGAAAAATATAAAATTCAAATTCCATCTAATTTAAAGAAACTTTATAAATGGAAAAATGGACAGAATCAAAATTGTTATGAAGCTTTTGTAAATAATGCAATGTTTATGTCTTTAGAAGATGTGTTGGAAGCGGCGGAAGAATTTACATCGATGATTGGATCTGATTTTGAAATTGAAAATTGGTGGAATGAAAATTGGTTACCTATTTTTCATAATGGAGGAGGAAGTTATATCTGTTATGATTTAGGTGGGATTTTTACAGGAAAGAAAGGGCAATTGATTGAATACTGGAATAAAGATAATGATAGAAACGTTATCGCAGGAAATTTGGAAGATTTCATAAATCAGATTATTATTTATTATTCTAATAAAAAATCTAATGATTTTGATGAGTATTTTAAAATTAAAAATATAGATAATTATCCAATACGATTTATAGTTGAATAA
- a CDS encoding 2Fe-2S iron-sulfur cluster-binding protein, whose amino-acid sequence MDVLIKIKDREGVIHELQAPTDMAMNIMELCKAYELPVEGTCGGMAMCASCQCYVLNDVALPEMGDDEEAMLSEAFYVKSNSRLGCQIPITEDLEGLELELAPEY is encoded by the coding sequence ATGGATGTATTAATTAAAATTAAAGATCGAGAAGGAGTTATACACGAATTACAAGCTCCGACTGATATGGCAATGAATATAATGGAGTTATGCAAGGCATACGAACTTCCTGTTGAAGGAACCTGCGGAGGAATGGCCATGTGCGCTTCTTGCCAGTGTTATGTTCTTAATGATGTTGCATTACCAGAAATGGGAGACGATGAAGAAGCCATGCTCTCGGAAGCATTTTATGTTAAGTCTAATAGTCGTTTAGGCTGTCAGATCCCAATTACTGAAGATTTAGAAGGACTCGAGTTAGAACTGGCTCCAGAATATTAA
- a CDS encoding NifU family protein: MTTEELTSNVLLALDEIRPFLKSDGGDISLISIEDDKHVKVRLEGACISCSVNQMTLKAGVETTIKKYAPQIETVVNVM; the protein is encoded by the coding sequence ATGACAACAGAAGAATTAACAAGTAATGTTTTATTGGCCTTAGATGAGATAAGACCATTCTTAAAATCTGACGGTGGAGATATTTCATTAATTTCTATCGAAGATGACAAACATGTAAAAGTTCGTTTGGAAGGAGCTTGCATTAGCTGTAGTGTTAATCAGATGACGCTAAAAGCTGGTGTTGAAACAACCATAAAAAAATATGCACCACAAATTGAAACTGTGGTGAATGTAATGTAA